A region of Paenibacillus sp. JNUCC-31 DNA encodes the following proteins:
- the comX gene encoding competence pheromone ComX, protein MLKEAIEILMKEKNACNSLLSGQLFFAGLGEIEHRALLDVFTFRSEGRSITSQQISNWGD, encoded by the coding sequence ATGTTGAAGGAAGCTATTGAGATATTGATGAAGGAAAAAAATGCGTGTAACAGTTTGTTAAGTGGACAATTGTTTTTCGCCGGACTAGGGGAGATCGAACATCGAGCATTACTGGATGTGTTCACTTTTCGATCGGAAGGTCGCTCCATCACCAGTCAGCAGATTTCAAACTGGGGCGATTAA
- a CDS encoding sensor histidine kinase produces MRKGNWIAAVLIYIVIVVYDILLVVGSPLIHIEVEADVTGYYKVSSIGDEGWGRAYMEPGDVVIAIDGASPARNFTVQHYGRIERAESITKIGADGKEQLLTIQKLPLHVSLLSIKGPLSASVLFLFFVVVMGRYRRKDSSAFLLALFFLFTVLAYLGGYTTDRYEPFGRLFFYLSFLMVPILFIHFMNSYLRKFEERFISKPWLVLFYICIVFHIVMRSIRELIDVEFYSYGSTLLILFFAIPNILIVAKLIHKYRKHRLDHLHSLFKLTLIAHMLAFLPFVCLYSLPSLINYPIVSNDVAAAFLLTLPIIYIYMLTTRRMFDVDFVLNRFIYHALLAIIPSALMATLGMWIANSGGPNGIDGIRMFLLFYFLLVITLFVKENMDRRVKKKLGSRLDIRDSFERFSHNVSRVMKRSDLEKALEQEINSSLPVLDMAFFDWDMHQTEVRIDQLRKSERTELASELRKKMNRIAPGYLLTMSRGICLVIGKRQDSLYILWIDDKANHTRFNPDERNWLSTLANYSAIVYENLYLIEGLIVDMETEIQKHSHAPSWVLRLIFNLSENERRRLASDLHDSALQDQIIWLRRLETAILDEEMSEGLRNELEQIKEGLLDVIHQIRETCNELRPPLLMEMGLTQALEQLFIEAQTRMDYVVDFSTESVDGLLDDEQTLAIYRITQELLRNAAKHSRATRVEIGIRLEEGVLHYTYRDNGIGMLESVTEDSFSHMGISGIKERVRSFEGSLDWYSQPGKGLFAVIRLPIHSHAVTRAKEG; encoded by the coding sequence TTGAGGAAAGGGAATTGGATAGCCGCAGTTTTGATATACATCGTCATTGTCGTATATGATATCCTCCTCGTTGTTGGGTCACCTTTAATTCATATTGAGGTTGAGGCAGATGTAACAGGGTATTATAAAGTGAGCTCTATTGGCGATGAGGGATGGGGGCGGGCTTATATGGAGCCAGGAGACGTCGTGATTGCCATCGATGGGGCCTCACCAGCGAGAAATTTCACTGTTCAACATTACGGAAGGATTGAACGAGCTGAGTCGATTACCAAAATAGGGGCAGATGGAAAGGAGCAGCTTCTGACGATCCAGAAGCTGCCTTTGCACGTATCACTACTTTCCATTAAAGGTCCACTGAGTGCGTCTGTACTTTTTCTTTTTTTCGTCGTCGTAATGGGGCGCTACCGACGGAAAGATTCATCGGCATTTCTTTTGGCGCTCTTCTTTCTGTTCACAGTTCTAGCCTATCTGGGTGGTTATACTACAGACCGATACGAACCTTTTGGACGTCTTTTTTTCTATTTATCCTTTCTAATGGTACCGATTCTATTTATTCACTTTATGAATAGCTATCTAAGAAAGTTTGAAGAACGGTTTATATCCAAACCCTGGCTTGTTCTGTTTTATATCTGCATCGTGTTCCACATAGTCATGAGGTCGATCCGTGAACTCATTGACGTGGAATTCTACTCTTATGGATCGACATTACTTATTTTATTTTTTGCGATACCCAACATTCTAATTGTCGCGAAGTTAATTCACAAGTATCGCAAACATCGCTTGGATCATTTGCATTCGTTGTTCAAATTGACGTTAATTGCACATATGCTGGCCTTTCTCCCGTTTGTCTGTCTGTACAGCCTGCCATCACTGATCAATTATCCAATTGTATCTAACGATGTGGCTGCAGCCTTCTTGTTAACATTGCCGATTATTTATATATATATGCTGACAACGAGAAGGATGTTTGATGTTGATTTTGTACTAAACCGCTTTATTTATCATGCTCTTCTTGCCATAATACCTTCTGCGTTGATGGCCACGCTTGGGATGTGGATAGCCAATAGCGGAGGGCCGAACGGGATTGATGGCATCCGTATGTTTCTCTTGTTTTATTTCCTTCTGGTTATTACGCTGTTTGTCAAGGAAAATATGGATCGTCGAGTGAAGAAAAAATTGGGTAGTCGTCTGGATATAAGGGACAGTTTTGAACGATTCTCTCACAATGTATCGCGTGTCATGAAACGCTCAGACCTTGAGAAAGCATTGGAGCAGGAAATAAATTCTTCGCTCCCTGTGTTAGATATGGCTTTCTTCGATTGGGATATGCATCAAACCGAAGTGCGGATTGATCAATTGAGGAAGTCAGAGCGTACTGAACTAGCAAGTGAGTTACGGAAAAAAATGAATCGAATCGCTCCAGGATATCTGTTGACCATGTCTCGTGGCATTTGTCTTGTTATTGGAAAGCGTCAGGATTCTTTGTATATACTCTGGATTGACGACAAAGCAAATCATACGCGATTTAACCCGGACGAACGGAACTGGCTCAGTACGTTAGCCAATTATAGCGCTATTGTTTATGAAAATCTTTACTTAATTGAAGGGCTAATTGTGGATATGGAGACGGAAATACAAAAGCACAGTCATGCTCCATCCTGGGTGCTTCGGCTAATCTTCAACTTGTCTGAAAATGAGCGACGACGCTTGGCTTCAGATCTGCATGACTCTGCTCTGCAGGATCAGATCATCTGGCTTCGGCGGTTAGAGACAGCTATTCTTGATGAAGAGATGTCTGAAGGTTTGCGTAATGAACTGGAACAGATTAAGGAAGGGCTACTTGATGTCATCCATCAGATCCGCGAGACCTGTAATGAATTGCGCCCTCCACTTTTAATGGAAATGGGACTTACTCAAGCTTTGGAACAGTTGTTTATTGAAGCTCAGACACGCATGGATTATGTGGTAGATTTCTCGACAGAATCCGTTGATGGACTGCTTGATGATGAACAGACGCTAGCCATTTATAGAATCACTCAGGAGCTGCTTCGAAACGCAGCCAAGCACTCGCGGGCTACGAGAGTTGAGATTGGCATTAGATTGGAGGAGGGGGTGCTACATTATACATATCGTGACAATGGCATAGGGATGCTAGAGTCGGTGACAGAGGACTCATTTAGTCATATGGGGATATCGGGAATAAAAGAGCGCGTCCGTAGCTTTGAGGGAAGCCTGGATTGGTACTCACAGCCTGGAAAAGGATTATTCGCCGTAATCCGGTTGCCGATCCATAGTCATGCTGTAACCAGAGCAAAGGAAGGATAA
- a CDS encoding S8 family serine peptidase, producing MNWQSKVNNLKVCVLSLSMALSAGLVGISGVAVTGVADASAAMELSVTGDSYSRLILFKEGMFPEQAATLFEGWKDIQATIVPETGLLRLSGSSPTLVREAELAVLQAFTDVVEYTGSDPKLELKLDDSEVIAAALTPQAVQQNLADIQDMGENPKLDKSIFKTMDFEGLNANRGEETVRAEELLYEKWGWDIKEVTDDWKSYDIQRGSRDVVIAVVDSGIDASHPDLKDSLIGTGKSFVPGIESTDDNLGHGTMIAGTISADGKLLGVGPGLGLVPYKVFDTGKADSSWVVEAIVEAVNDNVDVINLSLGTYKSLLKPDDQAALLAYERALAYAQLKGVIVVASSGTDGLNIGDPSSLAQALKWDAFEAAVHAPGGLPGVITVSAYNRQHEKSFYSNYGLRDMIASPGGDYGSTWFTKGELNLTSMCLTTYPTHLPQSELSKLVGLPVGYEFMIGTSLSAPKVAASAGLLIAEAKEQGYRLSPSAVKNILFETATDYGEPGADEVFGVGGVNVYAALMRLNP from the coding sequence ATGAACTGGCAGTCTAAAGTTAATAATTTGAAGGTTTGCGTTTTGTCCTTATCTATGGCCTTGTCAGCAGGATTAGTAGGAATATCAGGCGTAGCAGTGACGGGAGTAGCTGATGCCTCTGCGGCCATGGAGCTTAGTGTAACAGGGGATTCATACAGTAGACTTATCTTATTCAAGGAAGGGATGTTTCCAGAGCAAGCAGCTACTCTTTTCGAGGGATGGAAAGATATCCAAGCTACTATAGTGCCAGAAACAGGGCTATTACGGTTGAGTGGGTCCTCCCCCACACTCGTGAGAGAAGCGGAGTTAGCTGTTCTACAAGCATTCACAGATGTGGTGGAGTACACTGGCAGTGATCCGAAACTGGAACTTAAATTGGACGATTCAGAAGTGATTGCTGCTGCGCTCACTCCACAGGCTGTGCAACAAAATCTAGCAGATATTCAAGATATGGGAGAGAACCCGAAATTAGATAAGTCAATATTCAAAACAATGGATTTCGAAGGATTAAATGCTAATCGTGGCGAAGAAACAGTTAGGGCAGAGGAGCTATTATATGAGAAATGGGGCTGGGACATCAAAGAAGTAACTGATGATTGGAAAAGTTATGATATTCAACGCGGAAGCCGGGATGTGGTTATCGCTGTGGTGGATAGTGGAATCGATGCTTCTCATCCTGATCTAAAGGATAGCCTTATCGGAACCGGGAAATCATTTGTGCCTGGCATAGAGTCCACTGATGATAACCTTGGACACGGAACGATGATTGCTGGAACGATCTCTGCGGATGGAAAGCTGCTTGGTGTGGGACCCGGGCTTGGATTGGTTCCTTATAAAGTATTCGATACGGGAAAGGCGGATAGTTCTTGGGTCGTTGAGGCCATAGTAGAGGCGGTAAACGATAACGTCGATGTGATTAATCTCAGTTTAGGGACTTACAAGTCTTTATTGAAGCCTGATGACCAAGCAGCGTTACTCGCTTATGAACGAGCGTTGGCATATGCTCAATTAAAAGGGGTGATTGTGGTAGCTTCCTCTGGTACAGATGGGCTTAATATTGGTGATCCATCCAGTCTTGCCCAAGCGCTCAAATGGGATGCATTTGAGGCTGCCGTTCATGCACCTGGCGGTTTACCTGGTGTCATCACTGTCTCTGCCTACAATCGTCAGCATGAAAAATCTTTTTATTCGAATTATGGTTTGCGTGATATGATTGCATCTCCCGGTGGGGATTATGGGAGTACCTGGTTCACCAAAGGTGAGCTGAACTTAACGAGTATGTGCTTGACGACATATCCTACCCATCTTCCGCAGTCAGAGCTAAGCAAGCTGGTGGGTCTGCCAGTCGGTTATGAATTTATGATAGGCACCAGTCTGTCTGCTCCCAAGGTGGCTGCTTCAGCGGGGCTACTGATCGCTGAAGCGAAAGAGCAGGGTTACAGACTGAGTCCATCTGCGGTGAAAAATATATTATTTGAGACGGCAACTGATTATGGGGAACCCGGAGCGGATGAAGTATTCGGTGTAGGGGGTGTGAATGTATACGCAGCACTAATGCGGTTGAACCCATGA
- a CDS encoding site-2 protease family protein translates to MKKNLLVFVGVTIVFALATSFLLGDTEGIPILGGWGGEALLTLLLNIVIALVIAIMLHEFGHILGALFMGNRVTHLICGPFLFSFSPFHLEWKWKQAYFFGAMKAEIAAYEDERTFASSIRAQRVIYSAGPTFSLLLGLLALNLSSDFLSLWGLIGLLSVAIGIGTLFTDGTNALLLGRRNYSLFFAWNALITASSMDVRKLDFLLKDSRRYLYEVAERNDTKWSKDLHNLNVLYFYTAMQGERNHEDILVTRLTRDLVEFWQEMTSLIHQNTVAMILSEEVIRLKEVSDHREADILLHLLLDKQVLGPLSLLKVEAFTHCSDESADVYLSYIRSMYSPLHPYGALLSFEEQRLKTLEQGRLLNKS, encoded by the coding sequence TTGAAAAAGAACCTGCTGGTTTTTGTTGGAGTGACGATTGTTTTCGCTCTGGCTACTTCGTTTTTGCTGGGGGATACAGAAGGTATACCAATACTAGGAGGGTGGGGGGGGGAGGCACTGCTTACCCTCTTGCTCAATATTGTAATTGCACTGGTAATAGCTATTATGTTACATGAATTCGGGCATATCCTCGGTGCACTGTTTATGGGAAACCGAGTAACCCATCTGATATGTGGACCATTTCTGTTTTCATTTTCACCGTTTCACCTCGAATGGAAATGGAAACAAGCCTACTTTTTTGGAGCAATGAAAGCGGAAATCGCGGCTTATGAGGACGAGCGCACATTTGCTTCATCCATTCGAGCTCAACGCGTAATTTATTCGGCTGGTCCGACGTTTAGTTTGCTTCTTGGTCTGCTCGCTCTGAACCTCTCATCAGATTTCCTCAGCTTGTGGGGGCTGATTGGTCTTTTGTCAGTCGCCATCGGTATCGGTACGTTATTTACAGATGGAACAAATGCTCTTTTGCTCGGTAGACGCAACTATTCACTTTTCTTTGCTTGGAATGCGTTGATTACTGCCAGCTCTATGGACGTCAGGAAGCTGGATTTTCTGCTTAAGGATTCACGGCGGTATTTGTATGAAGTCGCAGAGAGAAATGATACTAAATGGAGCAAAGATCTGCATAATCTGAACGTTTTATATTTTTATACAGCGATGCAGGGTGAAAGAAATCATGAAGATATTTTAGTCACCAGGCTGACAAGGGATTTAGTCGAATTTTGGCAAGAAATGACAAGCCTCATACACCAGAATACAGTAGCAATGATCCTGTCTGAAGAGGTCATTCGGCTGAAAGAAGTGAGTGACCATAGGGAGGCGGACATTCTCTTACATCTTCTGCTCGACAAGCAGGTACTGGGTCCATTGTCTTTACTTAAAGTGGAGGCCTTTACCCATTGTTCGGATGAAAGCGCGGATGTATACTTGAGTTATATTCGAAGTATGTATTCCCCGTTGCATCCTTACGGCGCACTACTCAGTTTTGAAGAACAGCGCCTAAAGACTTTAGAACAAGGTAGACTTCTGAATAAATCTTAA
- a CDS encoding polyprenyl synthetase family protein: MVEDMKIEQILCQAIEKEFTDEVLCKQAVECVLYKLQGGTKIGNLTSLHYQIYGGEGKEIYRAVAAVELLLLALDIIDDLQDRDNTVAVWSSIPQECVLNIALGFVFLSQHLLLDSDFETTRKYKAAALLNTQAIKAVNGQMMDLTSRIRSESEYIQTVVDKSASLIVMACQIGTVLACGESRVEVEEYAEQLGLAAQIKNDILDVMNREGKNDFWNRKKTLPVLALIAHLNGQSHWVIDYFEGRLTYKQVCNRINELLELLENSGALTYASVHMRIAYYRYLRLVEQLPIQDGFKKRLSVVIES, encoded by the coding sequence ATGGTGGAAGACATGAAGATCGAACAGATACTGTGCCAGGCCATAGAGAAAGAATTTACAGATGAGGTACTTTGCAAGCAAGCAGTGGAATGTGTTTTGTACAAGTTGCAAGGTGGAACTAAAATCGGAAATCTGACAAGTTTGCACTATCAAATCTATGGTGGTGAAGGCAAAGAGATTTATAGGGCGGTCGCTGCTGTCGAATTGCTTTTGCTCGCGTTAGACATAATCGATGATCTTCAAGATCGTGATAACACAGTGGCCGTTTGGAGCTCCATTCCACAAGAGTGTGTACTAAATATTGCGCTTGGTTTCGTATTCTTGTCCCAGCATCTCTTGCTGGATAGCGACTTTGAGACCACGAGAAAATATAAGGCTGCCGCTCTGCTGAACACCCAAGCTATAAAAGCGGTAAACGGTCAGATGATGGATTTGACAAGCCGGATTCGCAGCGAAAGTGAGTATATACAAACAGTTGTCGACAAATCAGCATCCTTGATTGTGATGGCTTGTCAAATAGGTACGGTTCTCGCATGTGGAGAGAGCCGTGTGGAAGTAGAAGAATACGCCGAGCAGTTGGGTTTAGCCGCTCAGATCAAAAATGATATTTTGGATGTGATGAATCGGGAAGGGAAGAACGACTTTTGGAATCGAAAAAAAACCCTTCCTGTGCTTGCTTTAATCGCGCATCTGAATGGGCAATCCCACTGGGTGATTGATTATTTTGAAGGTCGATTAACGTACAAACAAGTTTGCAACAGAATAAACGAGCTACTAGAGTTATTGGAGAATTCTGGTGCATTGACATATGCTTCTGTTCATATGCGCATCGCTTATTATCGTTATCTTCGGTTGGTTGAGCAGTTGCCCATTCAAGATGGGTTCAAGAAACGTTTATCTGTTGTGATAGAATCCTGA